One window of the Candidatus Effluviviaceae Genus V sp. genome contains the following:
- a CDS encoding 4-hydroxy-tetrahydrodipicolinate reductase gives MIRIVVSGICGRMGSETASAVIERDDMVLAGGLERGDHRNLGMKLCDLWEGGSIEMTVRGSLDEFSPDAVDVVVDFSVREQTLACAEFARKTGTALVVGTTGLDDDAREALRRAAGSAAVVLAPNTSVGVNLLFGLVERVDRALGGTADVEIVEAHHRAKKDAPSGTASRIVELLSEARDVAPENTALYGRHGMTGPRPSGEIGVHSVRGGSVAGRHDVHFMTDLEVVTLSHEALSRRAFAEGALYAARFAAGAEPGFYGMEHALGLAETDGAS, from the coding sequence GTGATTCGCATCGTTGTCAGCGGCATCTGCGGACGCATGGGGTCCGAGACGGCATCGGCCGTGATCGAACGCGACGACATGGTGCTCGCGGGCGGCCTCGAACGCGGCGACCACAGGAACCTCGGGATGAAGCTCTGCGACCTCTGGGAGGGCGGGAGCATCGAGATGACCGTGCGCGGGTCGCTCGACGAGTTCAGCCCGGACGCGGTCGACGTCGTCGTCGACTTCTCCGTTCGGGAGCAGACGCTCGCCTGCGCGGAGTTCGCCCGGAAGACGGGCACGGCCCTGGTCGTCGGAACCACAGGACTCGACGACGACGCTCGCGAGGCACTCCGGAGGGCGGCCGGATCCGCGGCCGTCGTTCTTGCGCCGAACACGAGCGTCGGCGTCAACCTGCTCTTCGGACTGGTCGAGCGCGTCGACCGCGCGCTGGGGGGGACCGCCGATGTCGAGATCGTCGAGGCACACCATCGCGCGAAGAAGGACGCCCCGAGCGGTACGGCGTCCCGCATCGTCGAGCTGCTCTCGGAGGCACGCGACGTCGCCCCGGAGAACACGGCGCTCTACGGCCGTCACGGGATGACGGGCCCGAGGCCGTCCGGCGAGATCGGGGTCCACTCCGTACGCGGCGGCTCGGTCGCGGGGCGACACGACGTGCACTTCATGACCGATCTCGAGGTGGTTACGCTCAGCCACGAAGCGCTGTCCAGAAGAGCCTTCGCCGAGGGCGCGCTCTACGCGGCGCGCTTCGCGGCCGGGGCTGAGCCGGGATTCTACGGTATGGAACACGCCCTGGGCCTGGCCGAGACGGACGGTGCGTCGTGA
- a CDS encoding proline--tRNA ligase translates to MKWTSALIPTHKEDPSDAETTSHRLMLRAGLMRKLTSGVYNYLPLGWRAIRKVERIVREEMDAVGCQEILMPVISPAELWRETGRWDIYGKELWRVRDRNGREFALGPTHEEVVTDIVRNEIRSYRELPFTLYQIQTKFRDEVRPRFGVVRAREFIMKDAYSFHRDDASLSETYDTICDAYTRIFQRCGLDFRPVEAATGAIGGSHSHEFMVLSDTGESEVIVCDCGYAATDERAEGAIAPPSDVGEEGELERVETPEMRTIEEVSAFLKVPAERLVKTILYQVDGRTVAVLIRGDRDINEAKIAACLGADLVEPSDPETIERVTKAPVGFAGPVGLEGVEVIADHTVEPLQSAVVGANERDAHYVNVRPGRDFEPAAYHDVALVKAGDSCAACGKEMSSFRGIEVSQAFKLGTKYSDAMKATYLNEDGVAMPLVMGCYGLGVSRTVAAVIEQHHDDDGIIWPKSVAPFQIEILTVSMKSDACVELSERLYGELSERGVEVLLDDREDSPGAKFNDADLIGLPVRVTVGDRGLKKGIVEVRVRRTGETTEVPVEDAVEGILEILDAIG, encoded by the coding sequence ATGAAGTGGACCAGCGCGCTGATCCCCACGCACAAGGAAGACCCCTCGGACGCGGAGACGACGAGCCACCGCCTGATGCTCCGCGCGGGACTGATGCGGAAGCTGACCTCAGGCGTCTACAACTACCTGCCGCTCGGGTGGCGGGCCATCCGGAAGGTCGAGCGGATCGTCCGGGAGGAGATGGACGCCGTCGGGTGCCAGGAGATCCTCATGCCGGTCATCAGCCCGGCCGAGCTCTGGCGCGAGACCGGCCGGTGGGACATCTACGGCAAGGAACTGTGGCGTGTCCGTGACAGGAACGGCCGCGAGTTCGCGCTCGGGCCGACCCACGAGGAGGTCGTGACCGACATCGTCCGGAACGAGATCCGCTCCTACAGGGAGCTTCCGTTCACGCTCTACCAGATCCAGACGAAGTTCCGCGACGAGGTGCGGCCCCGGTTCGGGGTCGTCAGAGCGCGCGAGTTCATCATGAAGGACGCCTACAGCTTCCACCGAGACGACGCGTCGCTTTCGGAGACGTACGACACGATCTGCGATGCGTACACGCGCATCTTCCAACGGTGCGGGCTCGACTTCCGCCCGGTCGAGGCCGCCACCGGGGCGATCGGCGGAAGCCACTCGCACGAGTTCATGGTCCTCTCGGACACGGGCGAGTCGGAGGTCATCGTCTGCGACTGCGGCTACGCCGCCACGGACGAGCGGGCGGAGGGCGCCATCGCGCCGCCGAGCGACGTCGGCGAGGAGGGCGAGCTCGAACGCGTCGAAACGCCGGAGATGCGGACCATCGAGGAGGTCTCGGCGTTCCTCAAGGTCCCGGCGGAACGTCTGGTCAAGACGATCCTCTACCAGGTCGACGGCAGGACCGTCGCCGTCCTGATCCGTGGCGACCGGGACATCAACGAGGCGAAGATCGCGGCCTGCCTCGGGGCCGACCTCGTCGAGCCCTCCGATCCCGAGACGATCGAGAGGGTCACGAAGGCCCCCGTCGGGTTCGCCGGTCCGGTCGGGCTCGAGGGCGTCGAGGTCATAGCGGACCACACGGTCGAGCCGCTCCAGTCGGCCGTCGTCGGCGCGAACGAGAGGGACGCTCACTATGTGAACGTCCGACCGGGAAGGGACTTCGAGCCCGCGGCCTATCACGACGTGGCGCTCGTGAAGGCCGGCGACAGCTGCGCTGCGTGCGGGAAGGAGATGTCCTCCTTCCGCGGCATCGAGGTGAGTCAGGCCTTCAAGCTCGGAACCAAGTACTCGGACGCGATGAAGGCGACCTATCTCAACGAGGACGGCGTCGCCATGCCTCTCGTGATGGGCTGCTACGGCCTCGGGGTCTCGAGAACGGTCGCGGCCGTCATTGAGCAGCACCACGACGACGACGGCATCATCTGGCCGAAGAGCGTCGCACCATTCCAGATCGAGATCCTGACGGTCAGCATGAAGAGCGACGCGTGCGTCGAGCTTTCGGAGCGTCTCTACGGCGAGCTCAGTGAGCGAGGCGTCGAGGTGCTGCTCGACGACCGAGAGGACTCCCCGGGGGCGAAGTTCAACGACGCGGACCTGATCGGTCTGCCTGTGCGGGTGACCGTGGGTGACCGCGGACTCAAGAAGGGGATCGTCGAAGTGCGCGTCAGGAGAACGGGGGAGACCACAGAGGTTCCGGTGGAGGACGCCGTCGAGGGCATCCTCGAAATCCTCGACGCGA
- a CDS encoding HD domain-containing protein has protein sequence MSRWRDRGGSRFLEVILQANELKTIPRMGWRVRGVTGGESVADHSYAVSFIAMLLADRMKLDIDVEKVLRIAILHDLPEHMLGDIHAPAARFLGEKEKEATELRILENLFEGLEEGERYLSLWREFADRSSVEGKLVRAADKIEMFTQAFQYEAAGNRMLDDFWDYVDNTRDFEFDEVERLFAELLELRQRERQQEQSGTS, from the coding sequence GTGAGCCGTTGGAGAGACAGAGGGGGCAGCCGGTTCCTGGAGGTCATTCTCCAGGCGAACGAGCTCAAGACGATCCCCCGCATGGGCTGGAGGGTCCGCGGCGTCACCGGCGGCGAGAGCGTCGCCGACCACTCGTACGCGGTTTCGTTCATTGCGATGCTGCTGGCCGACCGCATGAAGCTCGACATCGATGTCGAGAAGGTCCTTCGCATAGCGATCCTGCACGACCTTCCGGAGCACATGCTCGGCGACATCCACGCGCCGGCCGCGAGGTTCCTCGGGGAGAAGGAGAAAGAGGCAACGGAGCTCAGGATCCTCGAGAACCTGTTCGAGGGGCTCGAGGAGGGTGAGCGATACCTGTCGCTCTGGCGAGAGTTCGCCGATCGCTCCTCGGTCGAGGGCAAGCTCGTGCGGGCCGCCGACAAGATCGAGATGTTCACGCAGGCCTTCCAGTACGAGGCCGCCGGCAACAGGATGCTCGACGACTTCTGGGACTACGTGGACAACACACGTGACTTCGAGTTCGACGAGGTCGAGAGGCTCTTCGCCGAGCTTCTCGAGCTCAGGCAACGTGAACGCCAACAGGAGCAGTCAGGAACATCATGA